Genomic DNA from Prunus persica cultivar Lovell chromosome G1, Prunus_persica_NCBIv2, whole genome shotgun sequence:
ttatgatttatttgattaaattgtgatagacttttttttaaaacttaataATCTGTTTATCCATGATGTGTACATAACGTAGTAGCATATTTAAATTTCTTAAGGGGCGTTTTGAATCAAGtgcttccttcttttcttcaagAAGACATCTATCTTGGTAAACTAAATTGAGTTTGAGCTTATGGGGTTAAATATTTTGCCATATTTTTGTTGCactgtttcttttcttattcttatatgCAGGGATGATTTgtatcttttctcttttcagtTTCAAACAGATTTACAGTAGTTTTCTCTTGCCGAAATTTTgtgaaatatatgtatatggaGCCTAGATTAAGAAATAGCGGTTATGCATTATGTAGCCTTTTTCATGAAATTCTGTATGTTTACTGCTTTGTGTTAGTTTCGCATTATTGTAATTCAATTTATGTTTATTAGATGGGATGATGGGTTTGTATGGTTTTAAATTTCTCAACTGGATCACTGAAACTCCCACTAAAATTAGCAGATTCTCAGTTTAggtcacttttttttttccccgaCTTTTCTGCCGTGTCTTCTTGGAATGTAAATTCATACAAttggtttaaattaaaaaaaaaaaacttaaaaatctTATGAATTGTTATTTGATATAGATTGACTATTTGtcagaaacaaagaaacaaacaaagacaGATGGAGGCCTTCTTACATTAAAGAACTTCTGTTATTTATGGAATCCCTTTAagtttcttctccttcattaTTAGTGAATACATGTGTTTACATATTGCTATGATACTCTTTCTTTACTTAGGATCTGTGGATACTATgatatttgtaaatttttttttgtttcaattgatTTGTTGTAGGAAAGTAATTAGGTttcaactttaattttcttttttctttcatctaccttttctctttgttttactGCTTCCCTTCTTTTCTATCATGGTTGGTCTGGAAAAACATTGGTATTGCTTTTTCTGCATTAAGACTCCCATCTATTCTTTTTgctgttttttaatttataaaatgttCCAATATCATTCCCAATGATTAAATTGGTGCATACCTCAATAGCAACCGCTATACTTCATTGAAgtgattattttataatagaGAGGCAATGTCGAGAACAATGTATAAAAGCCACCTAAACTCATCAACAccatttgatttgattctATTAAAGCTCGGATATTTTGGCTTAATTCTCTTAtacatttttaataaattgtcACAATTATTGTAAGTTTGTTATCAATTGATTAAGGTTATAGTTTTGTCCATCAGATTAATAGAATGCTTAATGTACCTAAGTTGTTGTGTTGTCCTTTTGgactttttaatttcattttgtgaTAATAGTTATTGTCTTCACttaaaattttccatttatCTATGCTAACACCTAccattttccaaatttgtACCAACAGAGTTAAAACTCCTGGAGAGAGGACAAGAAAGAACATAAGCCACCTTTACCGCAGAGCTAACAAGAGAAAGACCCCCTTCTAACAGACATCAATAATACCATTCTTCTTACTATCGTACACATTTCACACGGTTTTAAAATCCGCAGCATTGCGCAGGCACCATTGCTAGTATATACTAAAACTGAGTTCAGAATCACTGTTCCTAAGCTGTTCATTAGGAACAGTGAATTTACGGTTTTGCCCCCTACTTatattctttgttcttttttgtccTATTCAGAAGCACAGTAAAATGACCGTATTGCCCTtcgctaattttttttaccttctTGCCCTTCCCCTTCGGTTATCTTCTGTTCCCAAATGTTCGTTCGCTCAGAGAACGCACCATTTCCAATCGAAAACTGTTCCTTCAATCTCTCAGCTACACCACCAAATCCCAAAAGACGTGCCTCCAAGCTCCTGGAAAATCCACCCAAAGTAGACATGCCTGTGAGGGCCATGGCTCCAGCCACAGCAAACCCAGTCATCACTCccacaaacacaaacccagCAAAAAACAGCAGAGGGATGAAAGATCAACAGAAGCGGTGAGCTCAAAACCAGAAGCGTCACTGATGCCAAGAAGCTGAAACCCATCAAGAACACAAGCGACCCTCCAATTTCCAAGCCTCCCATGGCTGCCAAGACCACCTTGGTGTTTTGGGATTTCGTTTGGTCTTGATCTCATCAGTTTTTGATCATCTTCATCTAATCAGTTTTCGATCATCTCACCTCGCTTCGAACTCGCCGCCTCCTCCTTCCCCCATTCCAAAATCTCAATCCCGTGCGCTTTCAATCCTTGCTGCGAAATCGGGGCCAAGAactgaggtatggtttctgaAACTCACTTTCTAAGTTTTTCGTTTTGACTGCATCCCTCACCTGCAGAATATTGAAAAATCATAACTGACATTGAACTTGAACCTGCACAATCACTTCAGAATTAGTTAAGTCATAGATCAAACCTCAATGACCCTATCCTCCCCACACGTGACAACACACATGAGCCTCCATCTGAAAACAAGAGGACAACCACAGCAATACTTAAGTCAATTTACCCTCATAGGAGTATATTTGCACGATGTGCTTAGAGTATGCTACACCTGCAGTAGAAACCTGATTGATTATAACCAGCTTAAGATTGATTTCCTATTTCTTGATAATACTTTGTTGTGATGAACTAGCAGGTGTCTACTTCGCAATATGcgaataaaattaaatagacACTAAACAAACAAGGACACCTATGCTTACCTAAAAGTGTCCCGTCAGGGCTCCACATCATGCGGTTGATTGATGCTGTATAGTCACTGGCCAAAGATGAACTAGCaggtatttgtttttgttttctaggatgtttgttttgttttagtaGTGGACTAACGAAGTTCAAGCATCTCATATAAAAACACTGCACATAAAAACATATTTGGACAGTTTTGGGACTAGAAAATCATGAActgcaatttttttgattttttccgTTTTTTCGTGCTTGttctcctcttctttcttaaCCATGTCTCCTTTTGATGTTTTGTAGGTGGTGTGTTGCTGCTTTAGATAAAGCTGTTTGGTGGTTGTTTTTGGTTCTCTTAAGCTAGAGGTGCGTTTCTATTTTGAAATTCCAGCTGTAAATAAAGCCAAGTAATTCTTATGTAGTTTGAACCAATGACAAGCTGTTTTATGTGTGATCTGTGCTTAGATACATATTAATCTTTTTGACTTTAAACTTTTAGTTTATGGAAGATATGATGTGTTTGGAGGAGTTGTTGATAAGAGTGATAATAACATGATATTGCTtttgattatatattaatGCCTTTTCGTGTGGCTTTTTGAaatgttttgttcttttgaggGACCTTTTTTAACATGAAAAAGGACATGGAGTTGTTATAAACTGCCTTTGGTTTCATTTGATTGATGTTTTGGGTTGATTTGCAGACATATATGTTTAGTACAAACTGCCTTTGGTTTTAAAACCCACAGCATTGCGCAGGCACCTTTTGCTAGTATGTCCATAAAAGCAAAGAGCCTCAAATAAAGTTACAACTAGGATTTAGGATTTAGCCGCTTCGAGTTTAAGGACACTAAGGACATATCACTTGAAGTTTTGAAGTTGTCAGCCGTGCCATTTGTCTGAAATAATCCTCCGAAGCGAACCATAGCATCATCTGAAGACCATCTCCTCCAAGTCGCCATCTCTTCCGAGGTATTCTTCCACATCCCTCGATACCCATTTGACTGCTTTttcatataatttgtttcttgaaaGAGActcttttctttaaaaagatTATTTTTTTGCTTATTTGAATAATTTAGGGCTTCCCTCTTTTCTGTTGAAATCTGTATAAGGTTCTTGATCTGTATGCACTATTTCTTTTGTAAGTTGAGATCTGTATAGGTTCTTGATCTGTATGCGCTCTTTCTGTTTTATCTGTTTCTTGATTACAAAAATCCTCCACAAGCCAATTCGTCCTGTACCATCAGGAACATTTCACTCTGCATTGTTCATCCCCAAACattacaaaacaaatatttttcttggaaataGTCATTGATCTGTCTGTATCAAACGAGCATACGTTATCATcgatgaaaagaaagaaattaaagctTGCAACATAGTCTAATGTCCATATAAATATTCCAACTTCAGGTATTCTTCAGGAAGTATAGTTTTCCATATTGTAGAAAATAGTTATGCTTATTATCAATCTACAATAAATATAATGATTGAGAACAAAGTCAGGCCATGGGAACCTTAAGACATCATCTAGGCAACCTTCAACATCCCAGCAGGTATATGACCCATTAATCAGATTATACTATAAACTCAACCAGTCATACCATAAAGACCACCAAAGCTCCCCATGagcaaaatttcatttctaatcttttatttatttatttattttttatctccATACTTCATGAGAAGCCCTTTAATCCTCTTCACACTGCCTTTCTGTAAAATTAAACTATTGAAAAGTGCTAATAGTctgaaaaaagataaaactcTACATGTTCTGACCTTGTTTTTTCATATGCTTTATAAGACTAAGAGATAGATAAGTTCAATAAGGACTAGTGCATTAACCTTTTTGCTTGTAGGCCTCCTTAGAAAGTTAGAGCTTCCAAAAGTACAAGAAGATAGTACAATATTACAGTCTTTTACGTATGCCTTATCATTCACATGTATGCCTTATCATTCACATCTAAATCCAATCCGAGCTTGAGAATCCTGTGGGTCCTTTGATAAATCCACAATGtagagttttatttttagcACAGAAGgattgctctctttcctcaaGTGTCTGGTGTCCTCCAAATCTAGGTCTTAACACTGTTTTCTACGAACCGAAGAGGCAGCTAGGGCTCATGATCAGTTCTCATGTGTACTTTCATAGGTTGTGTAAATCAAGTCTGCATCATCTTCTATACATTGGAATCGCATGTGGTAATTATTCATAGGTGATGGTTATTTTTCCCAAGTGTTCGGTAGCAATCTCCCTCACAAAAGCTAATATTAGACCGGCTTCTTCCATCATTTCACCAAATCCAATCAATTGAACATGTTTAACGCTTGTCAAACACCATCCCACATTATATTTTGGGGATTCCAATTTCTTGCCCTTTCGAACATCTTCCCTATCTACCAATTCGAGATCCAATCTCTGTAAATTAGGAAGGTGTGCGAGCAAGTATGGCATGAACAACCAACCAGAAGAATTTGCCAAAAAAAGTGACTAAAAATTAAACTGCATCTTCATAAGCTACAGCTTGATAGAGGACAAGAAAGTGTACCTTGCTGTTGGAAGCCTCTATGAAGTTGAAATTGATGCCCCACAACTAGATGTTCTTGAAATAGAAGAATCGGTTTTTGTGAAGTTTAAGATTGGAAACTTCAAGCATCTCCGAGAAGCAAGGTTTCAAAGTGGCTTCTACGAAGCAAAGAGGCAACTAGGAGAAGTGGGAGAACTTCTCGTTCTTTTGCGAGAAATATTTTCTACGATTAACACAACATCAATAGAAACTAAATCATACCTTGAAAGCACCATCTCCGACAACCAAGCAGCTAGTAGATATTGACGTTGTGTTAATCGTAGAAAATATTTCTCGCAGAAGAATGATTAGTTCGCCCACTTCTCCTAGTTGCCTCTTTGCTTCGTAGAAGCCACTTTGAAGCCTTGCTTCTCGGAGATGCTTGAAGTTTCCAATCTTAAACTTCGCAAAAATCGAttcttcaatttcaagaaCATCTATTGTGGGGCATCGATTTCAACTTCATAGAGGCTTCCAGCAGCAAGGTACACTTCTTGTCCTCTATCAAGCTGTAGCTTATGAAGATGCAGTTTAATTTTTAGTCACTTTTTTTAGCAGATTTTTCTGGTTGGTTGTTCATGCCATACTTGCTCGCACACCTTCCTAATTTACAGAGATTGGATCTCGAATTGGTAGATAGGGAAGATGTTCGAAAGGGCAAGAAATTGGAATCCCCCAAAATATAATGTGGGATGGTGTTTGACAAGCGTTAAACGTGTTCGATTGATTGGATTTGGTGAAATGATGGAAGAAGATTGATTGGATTTGGTGAAATGATGGAAGAAGCCGGTCTAATATTAGCTTTTGTGAGGGAGACTGCTACCGAAGAACACTTTGGAAAAATAACCATTACCACATGCAATTCCAATGTATAGAAGATGATGCAGACTTGATTTACACGGCCTAAGAAAGTACACAAGAGAACTGATCATGAGGAAACACAAATCTATATTGACTGTACCAGTATTTTAGACAAATGGCACGGTTGACAACTCTCACATCATTGAGGTGGTACGGCCCGTTGGAGCATAATAAGAGTCTAAACCGCCCCTTTTCTAGGGATCAGGTTGAAGGTGCCTTGAATCAAATGTTCCCTACCAAATCGCCAGGAGTATATGGCATGCCTGCTTTGTTTTATTAGAAGTACTGGGATATAGTGGCTTTCTATGTAAATATTCTGAATGAGGGAGCCAATGTGAAGGAAGTGAACCAGACGCTCGACTCTCATCCCGAAGGTGCACAGGCCAGTGAAGGTTACTGAGTTTCGACCAATCAATTTATGCACAGTgctatataaaattatatctAAATCTTTGGTGAACAGATTGAATCCGATCatgctttttattatttctgaatatcgtagtgcCTTTGTTCCTGGAAGGATTATCACTGATAAAATTATAGCGGCTTTTGAGAGTATCCATGCTATTAAACGGCGGGGTGGAAGTaagctgaagaagatgatCCTCAAGCTTGATATGTCAAAAGCGTATGACCGGGTAGAATGGGATTTTTTAGAAGCTATGTTCAGCAGATTGGGTTTTAATGCCAGATGGGTTAACATGATTATGGATTGTATTTCTACGGTTTCTTATTCAATTCAGGTGAATGGAGAAGCTACGGGTATGATTGTGCCAACAAGGGGTTTGCGCCAGGGAGATCCACTGCCCCCTTACTTGTTCCTAATTTGTGCTGAAGGTTTATTGGCGCTGCTGTCAAATGCCCTCAGATTGAAACGTATTAAGGGGTTTCTGTGGTGCAGGGAGCTCCCATTCTCtcccatttattttttgctgATGACAGTTTACTTTTCTATAATGTGCATTTATCTGAAGTGTCTAATTTGCTTCAGATGCTCAGTGTGTACAAACAGGCATCTGGTCAAATGATTAATTTCGACAAGTCCGCTGCCTGTTTTAGTCTCAAGACTGATCCTATCACAAAGCAACTAATCTCGGACATGCTTGGGGTTAGAATTGTGGTTTGCCATGAGAGATATCTGGGGCTACCTACACTTACCCAacgaaacaaaaataagatgtTCAGCCATGTTCATGACATGTGGCAGAAATTATCTACTTGGAATTCAAAATTGTTGTCAACAGCAGGTAAAGGGGTATTTATAAAAGCAGTGGGGCAAGCGCTACCTACTTATACAAAATTGTTGTCGCCTTACATTTGCTTTTTCAAGGGCAGAGTAAAGCCCAAAGGCGATTTACAAGAAAAGGTTATCACTTTTCAGCTTCAACTAACTCTCAGTTGACTCAAACAAAACGACTCTGATAAAAAAGGACAAAAGTAAACaattttttggtgaaattcACAGGAAACTGGAGTGCAGTGGCAGATTTTGAAGCGATGGGAGGTGCCCTGGGAATGGCAAACAGTGTCCTTAACATCACTTGCTTGTGGACTGAGGTGGGTTCTTAGTATTTAATCTGCCAATGCTCATTTAATCATGTTTAATACTGGATTgatatttcacaattcaaaagaataagattaattttttttcccaggCAGTTTTATTTTGACAGGATTGGTAGAGACAGCAGCTGTACCGTATTTAGGACTTCGAGTTCAAGATTTGAGTATAGATGAAAAGGCAGAGATACTGTTTCTTGATCAAGGGTATGTATTATCACATTGTAATTCTACTTGTAATGCTGTGTGTTGGATTGAGAATTTTATGAGGGTCTAATGGGTTCAGTTATTGTTTTGCTAGTATTACAACTGCAGCTATACTTGCAGTTTTGTATACTGTTGCCAGCACTTTCCAACCGCTGCCTCAAGACGTTTATCGCTGTTGTACTGATTTTTCCAACtccttttttactttataGTAAGACAACAAagacacatacacacacacagagaggtGAGAAAGGGTTCCTGTTATCCCATTTTCTTGTAGTTGTCTCAATGAGATAACACTTGTTGTAATTTATATATGGACTGCGATTGATGCACAATACTGAAGTAGGGATATTTGAATTTGGCTAGTAGGTCGTTGTAACAACATGCTTTGTTATTAAGTAGAGACAGACTTTTACCATATAGTTGCAGAATTTATATTTGGAATCTCATCATTGCCAGATTCTGGTTTGTTTAAGCCTATATCTAGACTGTGAAGATTTGAAGGACCCTTTCAGTCTACAGAAGGGGTGGCTTTTGTGGGCAGGGATTGGTCTTGCTGGTGCAATAGCTGCCATCGCAGTGACAGAGGCTGCTGCGTCCTTGTTCAGGGGGGAGAGCCCAGAGAACGAGTTCGTACCCTATGATTTCTCTCTCGTTATAAAGTGCAGCGGACACAAATTCTATGATTCTTCAGGATCAATTCCACCATGTAAGGAATCATATATGTGATTTTACTTGGTTTCAGAAGGACGCTCTAGTTAGCTTGCTTCCACTGATTGGATCTTCAAGTGTCAGGTACTTTACAGggtcttttcatttttgtgcATGTTCTGGGAATTATAGTATTCATAGGCTTAGGTGTTGAAACTTTACAGCACTAAGACTTGAGGATTCAGCAAGTTGATTCAGCTGTTGTTAATCTTCATTGCAGCACTGCTTGCTTGTTGGGCATCACTGGGGTTTTGGCTCCAATTCTTGAGGAAACTGTATTtcgggggtttttttttatggtcTCCATGACTGAGTGGTAATTTTCCATGTTTTCCCTTTTATAGGTTGCATAATATGCCTACAATGATTGATTATTTCTCTCTACATTGCTCTAAACATGCATGGTAGCTCCCCTAAACTTCCCTACAATtatttctgaagttttctcaatAATTTCTGTCCATAGATTTTGTTATCAATTTTCAGAAGTTTAAACTAGTGTGTTGGAAAGTAGAGGCTGGATTAACTAGTAATCTGCCATCCAGGCGATACTGTTTGGTTCACTCCTAAAATTGCtttgcttaattaattagccagattCACAAAATTCTACAAACAAGAGTGAAGCCTGAAGAAGTGTACAGGCTGAGAAATATAGGGTAGAAGAAACTGCTTTTGTGACACTTATGTAGTAAAAATTGCAGAATCATCCAAATATTTGATATAAGGTTTGTTGAGTTGGCTAAGGATGGGATTAAAATTCCTTGGTTTTAGCTAGTTTTAGTATAGTTAGTTATGTTATTGCTGTCAACTGTTCATTCTTGGGTATCTATCCCTGACAAGTTCTTTTTGCAGGGTACCTACACCAGTTGCTATTGGAATAGGTGCAGCTGTATTTGCACTTGCACATCTCACTCCGGGAGAGTTTCCACAGCTGTTTGTGCTAGGTAATGTGTTtacttaaaaaatttaaaaacaaaattctgcATCACCTTCAACAAACGTTAATGTGGTTTAGGTGTCCCCAAGCACAATCTATCTCATGTACTGTATGATCTATTTAGGCTCTGCTCTGGAATTGTCATATGCTCATACTTGCAACCTTTTAACCCCCATCACAATACATGCTCTCTGGAACTCAGGAGTGATATTGCTTCTGACCTTCCTTCAGGTAAACATGATGATTACCAAGTATTGAAGTTATGACCCTGTATAATCTTTCTCAACaatgatttattttcaatgtGGATTACTAAAACCGATCCTGCTTCTTGTTTGTGTGACAGCTACAAGGGTACGTTGTTTGTGTGCTGCAGACAACCTGATAGGAGTAGgagtttctttttcattgatGATACAGTGCATTTTCTAAGGGGTCCATAAAAGTTACAAGCGTCTGTAAGGCCTGCAAGGATTACTTAAAAGTCGCCATAGtttagaatattttttttctctggttttttgtttcttggtgGTGGTTACCCATATCCCAGTCATGAGTTTGTATTAGAGACCTTGAACTACTTTCGTCTCTAACAATGGAGACACAGAACGGAATGGGTGGGTGGGTCATTGATTTGTATATTGTGAATTGAAGACGATAGTGAAGGGTTCAATATTAtcctattttttgttttttgttgcatTCTTGGACTCTCGACAATATAATACTAAACTTATGAACATTAGGGTTAGAATGGCTGAAAAGCATAAGCAGCCGAGTATCTTTTAATTGGCCTATGAATTGTTGACTAAGTTTCAACGAAgtacaacaaattaaatagATATTGCAGAGGCCTGGTTTCATATACACGTTtgaaataaagaacaaaaaagtatatataattaattcgTGGTGAAGTAAAATAACTCTAAAGAAATTATGCAATtatgacattaatttaaatatcCATTCTGTTTTATGATATGTGAGTTCAAACCTGAGACTTCTGATATCCAAGTTAAGGTCATTTCAAATTCAGTTTAAAACATGATCTTAATTCACATAGTAAGTGGACATTGTAATTATTAgatgaataataatttattatgaaGATTGGGCAGCCGAGTAATTGGTTTGAAGAGTGTGGTTGGTAAAATTCATGATCCTTTGGTCCTTGGAGTTGGCCCTTTTGCAATTTACATGGCAGAGAGAGTTATGAGTGAAATTGAAAAGGGGGGTGGGTTAATAATGTTCACATAGAAAGAGGTGAATTATGTATAGTATAGAATATAGATGCTTGGGGTTGAAGAGTttgacccttttttttataaaactttGGTTGCACGCTTGGGGAAGCAAATTCTAGGTCAATCAACAGACAAAAAGGGTTCCAACCGAGGGTTAGATTTTGGGAGTTTCACTGACTTTTTAGTCCCAAAGTTTACCATTTGACTCTCAGTGAACCCTCCAACCATTAAAATACTTGCTATCCAACCCCTGGACATTGTTAGCAAAATCTCAAGTATAATAATAGTATGACAATTTGGACTTGAAGCTAATTATATCacataaataattatgaaGAAGGTACTTTCATTGTTCTTGAAACCTATtactttggttttggtttaCCAAAAGCAATGAATTGAGGAATCCCACGCCCACACTTGGTTTTCCAAAGTCTACAAAATCAGAGAAATTTTAACTTACTTGCACATCTTAAATGACCAAAACACCCCattgaatgaataatttaCAGTAAACGAGTAGGGTTAAGTGTCAAATTCACTAATACCATgacttatttcctttttccctttcttaaTTATAAAGTTTTAGTGAAAgctaaacaaacaaactttaCTTTACAAGCAAAACAATAAAGCAGAGAGTCAAAACCTCCACAAACACCAGCACCGCACAGAAaattagaaaggaaaaagactGAGAGGAACACGGGCGCACTGTTGTATAAACACCAGTAAATCACTGAGGACTAGCTTTTCCTACTTCAGCCTGAaacaattataattaatttgaaagtTCCACTTAACATGAGTGTACACTGATTAATTAACTGATTAATTAATGTTTGAGAGAGTGTTATAACTTTTTAAGCCTCTGACTGAAAGATACATGTGTAATATTTGTGAAGTGTAACTTCTATTCAGAGCAAGTGGTCCATTAGCTAGATTTGGAGGGGATTTAACTTTAACCATATTGATTAGCCTGCAGATTATGAGTGATTATGACACTAAAATAATTACAACTGTTCAACCTGACAAAGTCAGTGGAATAGAAGCTCTGGGAATGG
This window encodes:
- the LOC18792855 gene encoding uncharacterized protein LOC18792855 yields the protein MILQDQFHHVRNHICDFTWFQKDALVSLLPLIGSSSVSTACLLGITGVLAPILEETVFRGFFFMVSMTEWVPTPVAIGIGAAVFALAHLTPGEFPQLFVLGSALELSYAHTCNLLTPITIHALWNSGVILLLTFLQLQGYVVCVLQTT